DNA from Ammospiza caudacuta isolate bAmmCau1 chromosome 6, bAmmCau1.pri, whole genome shotgun sequence:
CCCAAAGCCAGGAGTCCCTGGGTTTCAGGCACCACTTTGTGAcacccaccccaaaactgggaaTCACCCCAGAAAACAGCTTTGCAGAGGACTTGGGAGTCCTGGTAGAAcaaatttcaatattttaatactTGAGCCAAAGTTTTCACGTCCCTCTTGGTTTTAATGGTCCTTTTTGTGGACTGGCCAGCAAACCTGGGCATAACACAGCAGCAACAGGGGAGAAATGCCAAAGTTCAAGGAGCAGCCACTGTTCAATAAGCAGCAGGAGAGCTCAGCAGTCAGCACAGCCAGACTCAGAAAATGCAAATCTTACAGGAATTAAATCACGTTCTGGTTGATCTTTACAAAAAGAAAGTAACACATTTAAAACACAAGAACTTGTTGCTTAGGCTGCCTCtagaagagaaacaaagaagTATAATTTAGACAAAGTGTTCAAGGCTATCAAAAAAGAAATAGTAAAAATGATTGCTTGAAGATTAGACTCACAAAATACAGAGCTTCTTTTTGCACTTAACAAAAAAGGAGAATATTTTATGTATGCAGGCCATACGGCAATGAAACAAGTTTAAAAGTACCATCAAAAAGGAGACATTGACAATATAATAGAGAAAAAATGCTGCCATCAGGATGATTTAAGCATAAGGAATCTATCACCTTGTCCAACAAAAGATACCTCTCTGCTGCAAACCTTCCCCCAATTTATACTGAGTCAGTGCTTTAATACTTTTTCACCAGAAATGAGCCTGAGTTTGACAAATGGTGCTGCAGCAATGGAAAAAGTCATTGTGCAGAAATTGCTGTCTTCCAGTGTCTGTTTTTAATGAggtgggaaataaaaataaggaagGAGAGTCTGCTTGGAACCTGCTGAGTCTCTGATGGGAAGCATGGATGCACCTCCCATGGAAACAACTGGAATCCTACCCAGCTGTAAATACCAATAAATCACCACATACTCCACATTCTtcttttttgacatttttatttatcaaaGACAGGACAACTTCTGTATTTAGAGTGATGGGAGAGATCCCAGGACACTTTCATAGCTACAATAAACTCAACCAAAAGGTACATTGTGGATTACATCAGGGATTTGGAACAACACCCTTGTTGTCACTGGTGTCACGAGCACAAGTGAGGGTCCTCAGGAAGAGGATATCCCATTGGCAATGGACACAACTCTGGCAGGGAtatgccagcagctccagaagaagaaaaaggaagatcTGGCATCCCACCTGACTGAGAGGGTCCCCAGGTACCAGACACTGTCCCAAGGTCTGTCTCCACCACGGAGCAGAGCAATATAAGTATTTCAGGATTTGACCTCTCACACCTACAGATGGAGCAGGTATTGTTCATGCTATATAAATACACACCTATACTGTGCATTGCCATTTATGGAAAGAAAGTTCTGCAAGATTTTAATAATCTTAGGTGGAAGCTTGAAGGGTTAAGTTTACATGTCACTGTTTtcaacaaaacccaaaagctAACTAGGTGAGGAAGTAACCTACATGTGCCATTTCAACTCCTCAGCATTTTATGATTGATTTTCAGTATACCAATAAATACTCAATGCAAAGCACATGCTCACTTAAAATCCTAAGCATGGGTAATGTATGAGGAAAATCCAAAAAGAAGCTATCACATGTTGTCTACATGCTCACagaaatatgtatatattttaaaaaaaagagaagtgttTCTCACTTACAgcaatattttggttttggcttaAGAAATGTTGATGCCTTCTCCCAAAATAACAGCACTTGACAAGGTTATATCATTGgcttgtagaaaaaaaaaaccaaaaaaaacaggTACAGTGATGGGAACAAAGTGTTTACATGACTTGAAACTGAATATTTCCATATTCATCACAAAGACTGCAGCAAGGTACAGTTATGGTCCAACACTTCTTGTGTTGAGGGCAAATCCACTGCTTGGTTTGTGACAAGGAGGatccaaagcaaaacaaatcaaaacccACAGAAATGCCAACCAAAAATAATGACAGTTTatgggacaggaaaaaaatgacagtTTCCAGCAGAAAAGCTGTAGTGTTCCTTCTCCTTCACATCACCCACCGGAGTTTGCCCAGGCTCTCCACAAGGTAACATGACTTCCCTAGAGCTGATATTCCCCATGAGCAGGGGGACAGATTAAAACACCCACTAAGTGGTAACAGcacacagaacagaacagaCAGAACCTTGAGAAACAAAATTACACAGGAATATTTCTGCCTATGGACTGGAGCTGAAAATATGCTATATAGAAAAGAGTTAATGGTTTTGTGTAACTTCATCTTGAAAGAACAGTTTACAAATCAGGATTATTACAGGAGCATCCATAACATGGCCATTACAGAAGCAATACTGAAGGCTGCTTTGTTAACCCCAGTAATTGCACTCTCATTGCACAGGTCGTGTTGGCAGCAAAAGAATTCAAAATTATCCAACAGGAAGGAATCAGCAATTTCATTCACATTGCACTGGGATGTCTTCCAGCAGGAGAAAGTTCTCAATTTACCtatggaacaaaaaaaattaaacagattaAGAGAGCATTGACAGTAACACCGTTTTTGGTACTGAGAGAGAAGCAGTGCTTCGACTGCCACTGTTAGGGAATGAAACTGTGAGGAGAAGGCAAAGCTCAATCTGTGTCAGGGGCCATGGTGTAAACACAGAAATTGGATGGAGGCCTTGTGCTCTGTGTTGCCATGGCATCAGGGGGCAGTGGAGGGAGGCAGAAGCTGCATGGTCTGGTTCTGTGACTCCACACCCAGAAATGCTGCACAGATCCAGCACAAACCTCCTAGCAAGAAATATTCTGTGCAAAGAGTGCAAGGTCTGACCACAGTCCCACCCACAGCACTCTGCACAGCAGTGGCTAATAAGGTACAAAATGTACCTCCAATTTCGTAGCAGACTGGAAATGAGAATTTGATGTGAAATTTCAGGGACAGATCACTGGGCTTGGCCTCTCACCCGCCCCCCCCCCAGAAGAGACACTTTTTGTGAAGTCTTGTGTCTTGCAGTTCATGGGCCATTTGTGCCCCCAGCATCAGCCCTATGGTTTTGTTTGTGCCACAGCCATGCACTTCCTTTTTTAAGTTCAAGTGCTTAGAAGTGTCCTGTCAAcggaaggagaccaggacattaattagatcatcacaggcctaattttattgatcagtacaaCAGGTTAAATATAGTTtataatgagcttcatacatattgcaaaagttgagctcaggattggttagttacatatcagcaactacgcttacttctgcattcttatggttctacttttgatactttctacatattctcagggagaatctctcttccctatcttcatgttgcagcaagggcattctgtccttgcctgtcattggtcactgactgctgacttctcctttcagcttactgactgctgacttccctctctcagcttgaccagcggcattatgtcagtatggcctttTTCAGCTAactaattattaataaatctctccacagtGTCCAAATTTGCTTTCACTAGAAATTTAGCAGTGTGTATCCAATTTACCCACTGGGAAATACAGGGTGGATCCTGAGTGATACCTGGCATCACCAGCCAGCTCAGCTTGCATTCACAGAACCATCTGGGCTGAACAAGACCTCTGAGAGTATCAATctttaacccagcactgccaagccctccactaacccatgtccccaggtgccacatccacatggcctttaaatccctccagggatggggactccagcagtgccctgacAGCCTGAGCCAGCACTTGGCAGGGCTCTCAGTGAAGCATGTGCAGAAGACAGAGCTGGAAGAGTAGACAGATATAAGGGTGgtaaaacactggcacaggctgccaaGGGGGGtggtggatgtcccatccctggaaacattcaaggccagactctgagcaacctgatctagttaAAGATGTCCATCCTCAGACACAAATCACTTCACTctcaggaaaagagaatttattttaatagtgTCAATTCATAAACAACTGAGCCATTCATCTGCAGCTTTATTTTGTGGGCTACACATCCTTTACCTGTTTTCATAGACTAACAGTTTGTATTTGAAACTCAAtgctgtctttatttttttccagctcccttgtgtgggtttttgtttgcttgctttttttttttaatctggacGTATAGCTACAACTCATATCTAAATCATTACATTATTGCTTGGATATAAGCATGACCTTCAAGAGTATTTGCAAGTTCCTTTTGAGTGTGGCTGAGATATGCATGCTAGGGCCAGATTAGAGGTGTCCAGGCAATGAAAGCTGATCCAAGTTGGTTTATTTTAGGTCTGTGGGACACTGTACATACCAAATTTTAACTGCAAGCAAGTGTCTTCAGTCGCTAAGCAGGTGCTGTTGGTCCTGCACAGGGTAGGGCTGTTGTCACAGTGGTAACATCTTAAGGCAGAACCTAAGACAACAAGGGTTTATCTTCACTGAGTATTAAACTactgagacagcagcagcattaaaaaggaaaagaaaaaaaaaaaaagaagaatcaCTTATCTGCATCTAATTGTCACTAAGCATATGCCTGGTTATTAAGCTTAAGACTTCAGCTAAAATTGTTAAACTCAAGACTTCAGTTAAAATTGACAAGCTTATGTCAGAGCACCAATTGAGGCTGGCAATTTTGATAAGCACATTTTGAAGCATGTATTTATGTCACTTTTAAAAACACCATTATATGCCTGCAGAACAAGATGTTCATTTGCTCCTTTTATCTGCTCTTGAAGACTGCCTTTTCCAGGCAATGACAGATACTTGCAGCTGAGTCTTTTTctatcaattttttaaaatccatttcctttccctctcatACTACACACTAGTTTCCAATTCACACAAGAGGAATCCCATTTTCCAGCAGCAAAACACCAGTTTTCTGTTGTGTTAAGCAGCACCACATCCTACCCCTGATTCTCTCTCCTGAGAATCTCCTGTTCTGATTGTTTTGACCCAAGACAATCAGAACAGAAACTGAGCCCTGCTTCGATGGTTACTGACATTCCCCACAGTGGTATTAACTAATCCAGGCCTTTCTCActgtttttcctccctctggcattttttttccaggattttctcAGCCTCTGCCATAACATTAAACCACTAAGTCCCTCTCTTCTACTCACCAGAGCCACAAAAAGCAATCAGAACAATGCAGGTGGTCAGCAGGATGCAGTTCATCTTGGTCATGCTTCTTCCCTAATCTGAGGGCATAAAGAGGTAATAGAAGTTTATTCTATTTAAAAGCAAAGTGCCCGGTGATGAACTAAGGTTTCAAGATTCGTTTCAGTATAAAACTGAAAGCACAGTccaggaaaaacagggaaacacaagagagaaaaataactgCACTTTCCAAGAGAGGATTTTTATTCTGAGAACAGGATTTTTATTCTCAGAACTGACATTTGAGCCCTGACAGGCTCAGATGGGTCTCCTCTCTGATTACACCATTCAACAGGCCTCCCAACTTCTCACAGCTACAAATGCACCTAACAAAAAGAAAGGTCTCaaatgctttttctcttttagcaATTCCCCGGTAACCCTGGAGCCAGActgctctcctttctcctctctcaCGGGGTTGCAAGAGGtttggctgctctgcagaagctTTTGCCTCTCCTCTCCCAAAATTTCTCCCTCTCACTGAGGGACTGACACAGGCAGTAACTCAGCAAGTGCCTGCAGCAGTGGCTCAGGTCTCcatggctgctgcaatctgtaGGCAGCAGCGAGATGGGAAGGTCAGGAATTTTTTTAACATAGGCAGCTCCAAAGCAGGAGTTCTCAGACTGATTTCTGCACACAGGCTCTGCACTACaatcacagctcctgctgaaaaACCTCTGCTACTGCAGGGGGGGATGTTTTGAGGAGGCATCAAGCggacacagcagggagagagggaccTCACTTGTGCTCGAAGGACATGATTTGTGTTTGTCTTTAAAGCCCAAGTGGCATTCAAAGTTCCAAAATATTAAAGGTATTCAGATAACAAGTTTTACATCCAATAAAATGGTAGTAAAACTGTCACTGCTCTTAATTCTGCCTGCAACTGTAAGATTTTAACATGGCAGACCTTAACCATTTTAGGATGGAGCTTTTTCCTCCCAGGACACTGATTGTGGACTTGACAAAATGGGTTCACagcaaaaaatatatttaaacacTTCTCAACCTTAAGTTTAGCTAATTTTTCTACtgacaaaaaatcccaaaactcatcaaacaaaaaactcaaacCTATCCAAAAGAACCTTAAGAAAACTCATtcaattactaaaaaaaaaaaccacaacctgctctcttttttctcccctctatATGACTTACTGTTGAGCAGAGGGGAAactataaaaaacaaaaccataatGTGCAAGATGAGCTTATTTTCTGGGCTAAACAACTTTGCAAGAAGCCTTTCAAAGCCAGAGGGTTGTTCCACAGTGATGGAGATCTACAGCAACTCTGTTCAGTCTGGTAGTTACAGCAAGAGCCCTTCTGGACAGCAAACAGAACCGCCCTGGGAATCTCTCCATCTTCCAGGAGTCCTCAGTCACCCATGTGTCAGCAGACAAAAACAGCTTTGCCTTTTAGCAACACCAAGTCATGACCAGCATAAATATAAGGCAGATGAATAAAAATCATCAGAGCCAGCAAAAGATCAGTAATTCAATGCATCTGTTTCTGGGAAAATAATTGTTGTGTGTTTTCAGAAATGTGTAATCAGGAAATTCCAACCTTTGAAAAGCAAATACTATATCTAAAAACAGCAATTCACAATGTGGCttagaagaaattaaagaagaaaacgCCTCCTAAACTgaattttctaaattattcgTATCACCCGGCCCATCTCAATGACAGGAAACAGCAACTGTCACAGCGTGGAAGGCTCAGTGCCCGGTAGTGAAACAGAATTTCTCTGCAGTCCCACCTGGGAGGAGGCAGGCGGACAAGACCCGCTGCTGCTGTCACCGCCGATGCCAGCgtggggggaaaggggagagggCAGGGGGAAGTGGACCAGGAGCGGCATCCCCGCGGGGAGCGGCTCAGCCCGTGCCGGTACCGGTGCCGGTGCCTCCTGGCCGCGTTCCACCGCCCAGCGCGGCCGCTCCGTGCCTCGGCCCCGCAGCGCAGCGCAGCGCAGTGCGGTGCGGCCGCCCGCAGTGACTCAGGGCACGGCCCCGGCCCGAGCCCACCTGCCCCGGGCCGGGCACACACTCCCACCCCACCGCCCCCCGCTGCTCCCGGGAAACGCCGCCGCTCTCCCGctctctgcccctgctctccGCCGCAGCGGGACCTGCGCGCTCCCCCCGCCGCCACCGCTTGGCCTCGCCGGgctcccggcgctgccgccgctgctccGCGCTGGTGCCGCTCACCTTCCGCGGGCAAATCCTGCCGTGCGCGGCGAGCGGCGATGCGGAGCGAGGCTGCCTCAGCCGGCGCTGCTCTCCCGGCGGTGCCGCCtccggggcggggcgggagcCGCGGAGGGAGCCGAGGCGGGAGAAGCGCTCCCGAGGGCCGAGCGGCGGCAGGGTGGTCTCGGCCGGGAAGGGGTCCAGGAACGCTTGTGCCACCCTCCCTCACGCGTCATGTGGCCATCGCCGctttggggttggaagggaacttcaGGACCATTCgttcctgccatgggcaggcgTGAAAAGTG
Protein-coding regions in this window:
- the CD59 gene encoding CD59 glycoprotein — protein: MTKMNCILLTTCIVLIAFCGSGSALRCYHCDNSPTLCRTNSTCLATEDTCLQLKFGKLRTFSCWKTSQCNVNEIADSFLLDNFEFFCCQHDLCNESAITGVNKAAFSIASVMAMLWMLL